A section of the Larus michahellis chromosome 1, bLarMic1.1, whole genome shotgun sequence genome encodes:
- the RPS11 gene encoding small ribosomal subunit protein uS17 — MADTQTERAYQKQPTIFQNKKRVLLGEGGKEKLPRYYKNIGLGFKTPKEAIEGTYIDKKCPFTGNVSIRGRILSGVVTKMKMQRTIVIRRDYLHYIRKYNRFEKRHKNMSVHLSPCFRDVQIGDIVTVGECRPLSKTVRFNVLKVTKAAGTKKQFQKF, encoded by the exons ATGGCGGACACGCAG ACCGAGCGGGCCTACCAGAAGCAGCCCACCATCTTCCAGAACAAGAAGCGGGTGCTGCTGGGCgagggtgggaaggagaagcTTCCCCGCTACTATAAAAACATCGGCCTGGGCTTCAAGACTCCCAAGGAG GCGATTGAGGGCACCTACATCGACAAGAAGTGTCCCTTCACTGGTAATGTCTCTATCCGGGGACGAATCCTATCAG GTGTGGTTACTAAGATGAAGATGCAACGCACCATCGTCATCCGGCGGGACTACCTGCACTACATCCGCAAGTACAACCGCTTCGAGAAGCGCCACAAGAACATGTCCGTGCACCTCTCCCCCTGCTTCAG GGATGTCCAGATCGGAGACATTGTCACCGTGGGAGAGTGCCGTCCCCTCAGCAAGACTGTCCGGTTCAACGTCCTCAAAGTCACAAAGGCTGCCGGTACCAAGAAGCAATTCCAGAAGTTTTAA